Proteins encoded together in one Syntrophorhabdus sp. window:
- a CDS encoding glycosyltransferase family 4 protein: MKIGLAIYNFDPKKGGAERYTFDLARRLAGKGHEICVFCARGVETEGVRLIRLRTNSFPRWRRNLSFALTHRQALGRIRPDVMLGYGNILDLDVYQSHGGVQSIWMEREIASYEPGGSRSVKAFLLRNSFNQGIQRWIEGYSVKRRRFTRIVAISDMVRDHMSAHYGIDRNAFDVVYNGVDTDRFRPAPERPAGPTTVLFCAGNFRLKGLAPLIEALGRAVRYGKDVRLTVMGRGKKERYRGLIDAAGIADRVTFTGERSAPEEVYREAHVLAHPTYYDACSLTTMEGMASGLPVITTRWNGASAFVSTDEGYVIDEPENIEALSAAICALTDPARQEAMGRNARKKMESFTMKRNADEIEAVLLRALEEKGRR; this comes from the coding sequence ATGAAGATCGGTCTCGCGATATACAATTTTGACCCCAAAAAAGGCGGAGCCGAGCGCTACACCTTCGACCTCGCCCGGCGGCTCGCCGGCAAAGGTCATGAAATCTGCGTCTTCTGTGCCCGTGGTGTCGAGACGGAAGGCGTCCGCCTCATACGCCTTCGCACGAATTCCTTCCCCCGGTGGCGTAGGAACCTGTCCTTCGCGCTGACGCACAGGCAGGCCCTCGGCAGGATCCGTCCCGATGTCATGCTGGGCTACGGCAATATCCTGGACCTCGACGTCTACCAGAGCCACGGCGGGGTACAGAGCATCTGGATGGAAAGGGAGATCGCGAGCTATGAACCGGGAGGAAGCCGGAGTGTGAAGGCATTCCTTTTGAGGAACAGCTTCAACCAGGGCATCCAGCGATGGATAGAGGGGTACTCCGTGAAAAGGCGCAGGTTCACGAGGATAGTGGCCATATCCGACATGGTCCGGGACCACATGTCGGCGCACTATGGCATCGACAGGAACGCCTTCGACGTCGTCTACAACGGTGTCGACACGGACCGTTTCAGACCGGCGCCGGAGAGGCCGGCAGGCCCCACGACGGTCCTCTTCTGCGCGGGAAATTTCAGACTCAAGGGGCTCGCCCCCCTTATCGAGGCGCTGGGAAGAGCGGTACGATATGGCAAGGACGTGCGGCTCACCGTGATGGGTCGGGGAAAGAAGGAAAGATACCGGGGCCTTATCGATGCCGCGGGGATTGCGGACCGCGTCACTTTCACAGGAGAACGCTCCGCGCCGGAAGAGGTCTACCGTGAGGCCCATGTACTCGCCCATCCCACCTACTACGACGCCTGCTCGCTGACCACGATGGAGGGTATGGCCTCGGGCCTGCCCGTCATCACCACCCGGTGGAACGGGGCCTCGGCCTTCGTCTCCACCGACGAAGGCTACGTCATCGACGAGCCGGAGAATATCGAGGCTCTGAGCGCCGCCATCTGTGCCCTCACGGACCCGGCCCGGCAGGAGGCAATGGGAAGGAACGCGCGGAAGAAGATGGAATCCTTCACCATGAAGCGCAACGCCGACGAGATAGAGGCGGTGCTCCTGCGGGCGCTCGAAGAGAAGGGAAGGCGGTAG
- a CDS encoding radical SAM protein — translation MGEVRTMVIPVFLPHAGCTARCIYCHQGYITGIDEKSLRERIDRVLGGRAEPCEVGLFGGNIFGVEPYDLERLFSYFIPYHGIIQGFRLSTKPVPLRDDTVDILKRNGVRLIELGIPTFNDAILAALNRAHTANDLFRAFDRLGGEKFRLALQFMVGLPGETMGDIEETVENMVRLRPEYIRIYPLVVLRNTPLYRLYEMGEFTPITFDEALERAALIYRKARQEGIDVVNVGLTDNEMVREMVAGGFYHPAFGSLVQSRVFRNALRSALGKIEDPQEATVVLHRNDIPLLVGYRRENLRFFGSLGINLSWDPSGAERGSFEVISGNERVKGRMIERGE, via the coding sequence ATGGGCGAGGTTCGCACAATGGTCATACCTGTCTTTCTTCCCCATGCTGGTTGCACCGCGCGCTGTATCTATTGCCATCAGGGATACATCACCGGTATCGATGAAAAGAGCCTTAGGGAGAGGATCGACCGGGTTCTTGGCGGCAGGGCGGAACCCTGCGAGGTGGGGCTCTTCGGGGGCAATATCTTCGGAGTGGAGCCTTATGACCTGGAGAGACTTTTTTCCTATTTCATTCCCTACCACGGCATCATACAGGGTTTTCGCCTTTCCACGAAACCCGTTCCGCTCCGGGACGACACGGTCGACATCCTCAAGCGCAATGGCGTCAGGCTCATCGAACTCGGTATCCCCACCTTCAACGATGCCATTCTTGCCGCCCTGAACAGGGCCCACACGGCGAACGACCTTTTTCGTGCCTTTGACAGGCTAGGGGGGGAAAAGTTCAGGCTTGCCCTTCAGTTCATGGTGGGCCTGCCCGGCGAGACGATGGGCGACATCGAAGAGACGGTGGAGAACATGGTGAGGCTGAGACCGGAATACATCCGCATCTATCCTCTCGTGGTCCTCAGGAACACACCCCTCTACAGGCTTTACGAAATGGGAGAGTTCACCCCCATCACCTTCGACGAGGCCCTCGAGAGGGCGGCGCTCATCTACCGGAAGGCCCGTCAGGAGGGCATAGACGTCGTCAACGTTGGTCTCACGGACAATGAGATGGTCAGGGAGATGGTTGCCGGGGGGTTCTACCATCCCGCTTTCGGCAGTCTCGTGCAGTCGCGCGTATTCCGCAACGCCCTTCGATCTGCCCTCGGAAAGATCGAAGACCCGCAAGAAGCCACTGTCGTCCTCCACAGGAACGATATCCCTCTCCTCGTGGGTTACAGGAGGGAAAACCTGAGATTCTTCGGCTCCCTGGGCATCAACCTCAGCTGGGACCCGTCGGGCGCCGAACGGGGAAGCTTCGAGGTCATAAGCGGAAACGAGAGGGTGAAGGGCAGGATGATAGAGAGAGGAGAGTGA
- a CDS encoding glycosyltransferase family 4 protein, whose product MKVLHLFSDWKWTGPAEPVLSLCQNLGNEGVDVVVAYRKSPMDFHERTVDREARRRGLRCYEGLRLNRYFSTRDWWHDLTSFRPYVEKEKFDIVHSHLSHDYFTAITALSLSRVRPLLVRTDHKRDGLPANLFMSWAMARTDGLVTHSERLAARDRESFAFPEERLRVIPPGIKPYDGPVKDLRAELGIDPDECVIGVIGRLKPDRGYDIILKAFAALRSRVNRVKLVIVGRSSQIETSVMKPLKELGIEKDVVIAGYRIDDYFSMIYTFDLYIMMRAGSDGTGRALREVLSMGRPAIVSDRGMLPDLVEDGRTGYVTTWDPADLAGKMELLVSDAARRRAFGENARNRADTEWSFHLQAKAMKSFYNSLMTMGRRA is encoded by the coding sequence ATGAAGGTACTTCACCTTTTCAGCGACTGGAAATGGACGGGGCCTGCCGAACCGGTGCTTTCCCTCTGCCAGAACCTCGGGAACGAGGGAGTCGACGTCGTCGTTGCTTACAGAAAGTCGCCCATGGACTTTCACGAGAGGACCGTCGACAGGGAGGCCCGCAGGAGGGGCCTTCGCTGCTACGAGGGTCTGCGGCTCAACAGGTACTTCTCCACCCGCGACTGGTGGCATGACCTCACCTCCTTCAGGCCTTACGTAGAGAAAGAGAAGTTCGACATCGTTCACTCTCATCTTTCCCACGATTACTTCACCGCCATCACGGCGCTCTCGTTGTCCAGGGTACGGCCCCTGCTCGTGAGGACAGACCACAAGCGGGACGGACTCCCCGCAAACCTTTTCATGTCCTGGGCCATGGCAAGAACGGACGGGCTGGTAACCCACAGCGAACGGCTCGCCGCGCGCGACAGGGAAAGCTTCGCCTTTCCCGAAGAGCGCCTTCGCGTCATTCCCCCGGGGATAAAGCCTTACGACGGTCCGGTAAAGGACCTGCGCGCCGAGCTCGGCATCGATCCTGACGAATGCGTCATCGGCGTCATCGGAAGGCTCAAGCCCGACCGCGGCTACGATATCATCCTCAAGGCCTTCGCTGCGCTTCGGTCCCGCGTAAACAGGGTCAAGCTCGTCATCGTGGGCCGCAGTTCCCAGATAGAGACGAGTGTCATGAAACCTCTCAAGGAGCTTGGGATCGAGAAAGACGTCGTGATCGCCGGGTACCGCATCGATGACTACTTCTCGATGATATACACCTTCGATCTTTACATCATGATGCGCGCCGGAAGCGACGGCACCGGCCGGGCGCTCCGGGAGGTGCTCAGCATGGGACGGCCCGCCATCGTGTCCGACAGGGGGATGCTCCCCGACCTCGTGGAGGACGGCAGGACCGGGTACGTCACGACCTGGGACCCGGCTGACCTCGCCGGCAAGATGGAGCTTCTCGTCAGCGATGCAGCCAGACGGCGCGCCTTCGGGGAGAATGCCCGGAACCGCGCCGACACCGAGTGGAGCTTCCACCTCCAGGCAAAGGCGATGAAGAGTTTCTACAATTCCCTCATGACCATGGGCAGGCGCGCGTGA
- a CDS encoding glycosyltransferase family 2 protein, which translates to MLKEPPLVSIIIPTYNYAAYLERAIGSCLRQSYGNVEVIVIDDGSTDATGEMVKNTGDPRVVYHYQENQGVSAARNRGLKLAKGDFIAFLDADEYLTDDSIETRVTVMLDDPEIDFVTTAASSVDDAGRISFRPGEGPGDAVSWELCQALLLKRIPYTTSAVLMRGSHARKFEFAVDLNNGEDLVFFSKVFFDRKGCFLSKPTAVSFSHPDSLRHNIANLKRQGMGLVEAIFDDPYFQGRLDHIRAAFTADRCFELFRRFYRSGDRKLAREHYRKALALEPSRILRIDYLFKFIRTWF; encoded by the coding sequence GTGCTCAAGGAACCACCCCTCGTATCCATCATCATTCCCACCTATAACTACGCCGCGTATTTGGAGAGGGCCATAGGATCGTGCCTGAGACAATCGTACGGCAACGTCGAGGTCATCGTCATCGATGACGGCTCGACGGACGCCACGGGAGAAATGGTGAAGAACACAGGCGACCCCAGGGTTGTCTATCACTACCAGGAGAACCAGGGGGTTTCCGCCGCCCGCAACAGGGGACTCAAACTGGCGAAGGGGGATTTCATCGCTTTCCTGGACGCGGATGAGTACCTTACCGACGACTCCATCGAAACGCGCGTCACCGTCATGCTCGACGACCCTGAGATAGATTTCGTGACGACAGCCGCCTCATCGGTGGACGACGCGGGCAGGATATCCTTCCGTCCCGGCGAGGGACCGGGTGATGCCGTGTCATGGGAGCTGTGCCAGGCCCTTCTCCTCAAACGGATACCCTACACGACATCCGCGGTCCTCATGAGGGGGAGCCACGCGAGAAAGTTCGAGTTCGCCGTGGACCTCAACAACGGTGAGGACCTGGTCTTCTTTTCGAAGGTGTTCTTCGACAGGAAAGGCTGCTTCCTCTCGAAGCCGACCGCCGTCTCCTTCAGTCATCCCGACAGCCTCCGCCACAACATAGCGAATCTCAAGAGACAGGGCATGGGGCTTGTCGAAGCCATCTTCGACGACCCCTACTTCCAGGGCCGCCTCGACCATATACGCGCGGCCTTCACCGCCGACCGCTGCTTCGAGCTCTTCCGCAGGTTCTACCGCTCGGGCGACCGGAAACTGGCCAGGGAACATTACCGGAAGGCCCTCGCTCTCGAACCCTCGAGGATCCTCAGGATAGACTACCTTTTCAAGTTCATCAGAACGTGGTTCTGA